A genomic stretch from Bradyrhizobium sp. 195 includes:
- a CDS encoding VOC family protein, with protein sequence MALNNVIGIDHAVVMVQDLDKAAENYRRLGFTVSPRGTHSAHMGTGNYTIMFDPDYMELLGVLTATEHNAPARAFLDKHGEGIERIVFTAVDSAAGAEEIRARGLTPVGPTDFERPVTLPNGTISAAKFRTFMWPTAEAPGGVRIFACQHKTHETVWIPELMQHANAAKRIKQTLIATPEPAQEAAHLGRLIDREPKAEVDGAVTVPSGGDRANFVYLTLAQLAKRYPGVPLAGLSERGGAALVLVSGDLAATERALGSAAVRSGSAICVPPARANGTLLAFIAG encoded by the coding sequence GTGGCCCTCAACAACGTCATCGGGATCGACCACGCCGTGGTCATGGTGCAGGACCTCGACAAGGCCGCCGAGAACTACCGGCGGCTCGGTTTCACCGTCTCCCCGCGCGGCACGCATAGTGCGCATATGGGCACCGGCAACTACACCATCATGTTCGACCCCGACTATATGGAGCTGCTCGGCGTGCTCACTGCGACCGAGCACAACGCGCCGGCGCGGGCGTTCCTGGACAAGCACGGCGAAGGCATCGAGCGTATCGTCTTCACCGCGGTTGATTCCGCGGCGGGCGCGGAGGAGATCCGCGCGCGTGGCCTGACGCCGGTCGGCCCGACTGATTTCGAACGGCCGGTGACGCTGCCGAATGGCACGATCTCCGCGGCAAAATTCCGCACCTTCATGTGGCCGACCGCGGAAGCGCCCGGCGGCGTGCGCATCTTCGCCTGCCAGCACAAGACCCATGAGACCGTGTGGATCCCCGAGCTGATGCAGCACGCCAATGCGGCCAAGCGGATCAAGCAGACGCTGATCGCAACGCCCGAGCCGGCGCAGGAAGCCGCGCATCTCGGACGGCTGATCGACCGTGAGCCGAAGGCCGAAGTCGATGGCGCGGTCACGGTGCCCTCCGGCGGCGATCGCGCCAACTTCGTCTATTTGACGCTGGCCCAGCTCGCCAAGCGCTATCCCGGCGTACCGCTCGCCGGCCTCTCCGAGCGTGGTGGCGCGGCGCTGGTGCTCGTCAGCGGCGATCTCGCGGCAACCGAGAGGGCGCTGGGCTCGGCGGCCGTGCGCAGTGGATCTGCGATCTGCGTGCCGCCGGCCAGGGCCAACGGCACCCTGCTCGCTTTCATTGCCGGCTGA